In Paenibacillus phoenicis, one genomic interval encodes:
- the efp gene encoding elongation factor P, whose protein sequence is MISVNDFKTGLTVEVDGDIYTVLEFQHVKPGKGAAFVRSKLKNLRNGNIVEKTFRAGETISRAMIENRDVSYLYASGQEHTFMDNETYDQFTLTSDQLKWELNFLKENMNVKIVSYQGEIIGINLPNSVELKVIETEPGIKGNTATGATKNAKVETGLNVQVPLFINEGDVLLIDTRDGKYISRA, encoded by the coding sequence GTGATTTCAGTAAACGATTTTAAAACAGGCTTGACCGTCGAGGTGGACGGCGACATTTATACGGTGCTGGAGTTCCAACACGTAAAACCGGGTAAAGGCGCAGCGTTCGTCCGCTCCAAGCTGAAAAATCTGCGGAACGGCAACATTGTAGAGAAAACGTTCCGTGCCGGCGAAACGATCAGCCGGGCTATGATTGAAAACCGCGACGTGTCATATCTGTATGCCAGCGGCCAAGAGCATACGTTCATGGATAATGAAACCTACGATCAATTTACGTTGACGTCGGATCAACTGAAATGGGAACTGAATTTCCTGAAAGAAAATATGAACGTAAAAATCGTCAGCTACCAAGGCGAAATTATCGGGATCAACCTGCCGAACAGCGTCGAGCTGAAGGTAATTGAAACGGAACCCGGAATCAAAGGGAACACGGCTACCGGCGCAACCAAAAACGCCAAGGTCGAAACCGGCTTGAACGTTCAAGTACCGCTCTTCATTAATGAAGGCGACGTACTCTTGATCGATACACGCGATGGTAAATATATTTCGCGGGCTTAA